In Chrysiogenia bacterium, a genomic segment contains:
- a CDS encoding glycosyltransferase family 2 protein — MPAPYAVGIVLWNNRPLLEGLRANLRAMDPLPARVLVWDNGSSDGCADWVRGSWSEAELVAHPENAGFAAAHNGLIDRALSDSKIEGYVALNSDALLEKDFLAKAGAALDPAGCIGAVQPLVRRLDADMAQTELIDTTGICFDAREGLFVDRDAGRAFATLHRPRGEVFGASGAVALYHRALLEDVREETGYFDERFFAYYEDVDLAWRARRKGWRAIYAPEAICWHRRYGSMRSSPTQEKLLYRNRLWLHAKNENGWALASPRQAAREAWNLARAFTARPYLREVLSERYRLAARMRRDYDPGGKRVDLSEFPND; from the coding sequence ATGCCCGCCCCCTACGCCGTCGGCATCGTGCTCTGGAACAACCGCCCCCTGCTCGAGGGGCTGCGGGCGAACCTGCGCGCAATGGACCCGCTACCGGCCCGGGTATTGGTCTGGGACAACGGCTCAAGCGACGGATGCGCCGACTGGGTGCGCGGAAGCTGGTCCGAGGCCGAGCTCGTCGCCCACCCCGAAAACGCGGGCTTTGCCGCCGCGCACAACGGGCTCATCGACCGGGCGCTCTCCGATTCGAAAATCGAGGGCTACGTGGCGCTCAACTCCGACGCGCTGCTGGAAAAGGACTTTCTCGCCAAAGCCGGCGCCGCGCTCGATCCGGCAGGATGCATCGGCGCGGTGCAGCCGCTCGTGCGCCGTCTGGACGCGGACATGGCGCAGACCGAACTCATCGACACCACCGGGATCTGCTTCGACGCGCGCGAGGGGCTCTTTGTCGATCGCGATGCCGGGCGCGCGTTTGCCACGCTGCACCGTCCGCGCGGCGAGGTCTTTGGCGCAAGCGGCGCGGTGGCGCTCTATCACCGCGCCCTGCTCGAAGACGTGAGGGAAGAAACCGGTTACTTCGACGAGCGATTTTTCGCCTACTACGAGGACGTCGACCTGGCCTGGCGCGCCCGGCGCAAGGGATGGCGGGCGATCTATGCGCCCGAGGCCATCTGCTGGCACCGGCGCTACGGATCGATGCGCTCCTCGCCCACGCAGGAGAAGCTGCTCTACCGCAACCGCCTGTGGCTCCATGCCAAGAACGAGAACGGCTGGGCGCTGGCATCCCCGCGGCAGGCCGCGCGCGAGGCCTGGAACCTGGCGCGGGCGTTTACCGCGCGGCCCTATCTGCGCGAAGTGCTTTCCGAGCGCTACCGGCTGGCCGCGCGGATGCGCCGCGACTACGATCCCGGCGGCAAACGAGTCGACCTGAGTGAGTTCCCAAATGACTGA
- a CDS encoding cyclic nucleotide-binding domain-containing protein has translation MKVSPVSIGCVHLSHGEFNAVFGCPSESLKTILSNGLAMPECFVVPDTFHHQGTSLIAIEFPFYHFLFIQGGLQHGRKFRVIGSKDACDRVHEMLRVTLLGPTDAEMKRWKVNKRVREMLRTDLDYLALKNGEGRILNIDDMIDFVHYDDQDKALLCGEGSDAAWVKRLGEDRYAILGGNGTKKNLARVEIPLDGHCIPPYEITMSQKSALPANLSVTVLGASHGFDPNNPTTCYLLGINGVNLLWDASPFTMDQLRARGVPKESIKGIILSHVHDDHCSFLEFLLDKERPTVITTVEVFECLLIKMGAILGESPDQVRDYIDFVEIKAGKPTKLYGAEFKFFYGVHAIPAFGAEISVEDKHGKPHRVYISGDTLHFRGLAEMAQARLIAPERRKELEGFLKQNWDLCVLDGGGEPIHMAVEDYEDSKLPIVITHRPTWDGKMGPKTCVAKPGQTFEIIPAEPVHPFHAQAIFESMQLFEIQDKTWIDVLLARGRVRDVKPGEVVVEEGTVGDTFYFVLSGHLSVESGGESLASLDRGDFFGEIAILKKQERTASVVAEGPCTLFELPGSLFMDFVDANDLEEDFSRLWRDRQAIQEVELFAGLDASATHRITLESEAKSFKKDEEIVNPKNPKAGRDYFIVKKGAVRLYEKGKLLKDKRGKPLLVKPGQYFGRHVMVNSTTLRSYTAVANVGTELLVLDKAQLDALQEEMPLIKHRIRLTMDERASTQGTSPAPRRFPLSGKEARRLRRVG, from the coding sequence ATGAAAGTCTCTCCCGTATCGATTGGTTGCGTGCATCTCTCGCACGGCGAATTCAATGCAGTTTTCGGTTGCCCCAGTGAGTCGCTGAAGACGATTCTCAGCAACGGGCTTGCCATGCCCGAGTGCTTTGTGGTGCCCGATACCTTCCATCACCAGGGCACCTCGCTCATTGCGATCGAGTTTCCCTTCTACCACTTCCTGTTCATCCAGGGCGGTCTGCAACACGGGCGCAAGTTCCGCGTGATCGGCTCGAAGGACGCGTGCGACCGCGTGCACGAGATGCTGCGCGTAACGCTGCTGGGCCCGACCGATGCGGAGATGAAGCGCTGGAAGGTGAACAAGCGCGTGCGCGAAATGTTGCGCACCGATCTCGATTACCTCGCGCTCAAGAACGGCGAGGGTCGCATCCTCAATATCGACGACATGATCGACTTCGTGCACTACGACGATCAGGACAAGGCGCTGCTCTGCGGTGAGGGGTCCGATGCCGCGTGGGTAAAGCGCCTGGGCGAAGATCGCTACGCCATTCTGGGCGGCAACGGCACGAAGAAGAATCTGGCCCGGGTGGAGATCCCGCTCGATGGCCACTGCATTCCGCCCTACGAAATCACCATGAGCCAGAAGAGCGCCTTGCCGGCGAATCTCTCGGTCACGGTGCTGGGCGCCTCGCACGGCTTCGATCCCAACAATCCGACGACCTGCTACCTGCTGGGGATCAACGGCGTGAACCTGCTCTGGGATGCTTCGCCTTTCACCATGGACCAGCTCCGCGCGCGCGGCGTTCCCAAGGAAAGCATCAAGGGCATCATCCTCAGTCACGTTCACGACGATCACTGCAGCTTCCTGGAGTTCCTGCTCGACAAGGAACGCCCGACGGTAATCACCACCGTGGAAGTCTTCGAGTGTCTGCTCATCAAGATGGGAGCAATTCTCGGCGAGAGCCCCGATCAGGTGCGCGACTACATCGACTTCGTGGAGATCAAGGCGGGCAAGCCCACCAAACTCTACGGCGCCGAGTTCAAGTTTTTCTACGGCGTGCACGCGATCCCGGCCTTCGGTGCGGAGATCAGCGTCGAGGACAAGCACGGCAAACCCCACCGCGTCTACATCAGCGGCGACACCCTGCACTTCCGCGGCCTGGCCGAGATGGCGCAGGCGAGGCTCATCGCCCCCGAGCGCCGCAAGGAGCTCGAAGGATTCCTCAAGCAGAACTGGGACCTGTGCGTGCTCGATGGTGGTGGCGAACCCATTCACATGGCGGTCGAGGACTATGAGGACTCGAAGCTCCCCATCGTGATTACCCATCGCCCCACCTGGGACGGAAAAATGGGACCGAAGACCTGCGTGGCAAAGCCCGGCCAGACCTTCGAGATCATTCCGGCTGAACCGGTGCATCCCTTCCACGCGCAGGCGATTTTCGAGTCCATGCAGCTCTTTGAGATCCAGGATAAGACCTGGATCGACGTGTTGCTGGCGCGCGGGCGCGTGCGCGATGTCAAACCCGGCGAGGTCGTCGTCGAGGAAGGCACCGTCGGTGATACCTTCTACTTCGTTCTCTCGGGTCACCTGAGCGTCGAGTCCGGCGGCGAGAGCCTGGCGAGTCTCGACCGCGGCGATTTCTTCGGCGAGATCGCGATCCTCAAGAAGCAGGAGCGCACCGCCAGCGTCGTGGCCGAGGGGCCCTGCACGCTCTTCGAGCTCCCGGGATCGCTCTTCATGGACTTTGTCGACGCCAACGATCTCGAAGAGGATTTCTCGCGCCTGTGGCGCGACCGGCAGGCCATTCAGGAAGTCGAGCTCTTTGCGGGTCTCGATGCCTCGGCCACGCACCGCATCACGCTTGAATCCGAGGCCAAGTCCTTCAAGAAGGACGAGGAAATCGTCAATCCCAAGAACCCCAAAGCCGGTCGCGACTACTTCATCGTGAAGAAGGGCGCGGTTCGCCTGTATGAAAAGGGCAAGCTGCTCAAGGACAAGCGCGGCAAGCCGCTGCTCGTCAAACCCGGCCAGTACTTCGGCCGCCACGTGATGGTCAACTCCACCACGCTGCGCAGCTACACGGCCGTGGCCAATGTCGGAACGGAACTGCTGGTGCTCGACAAGGCGCAGCTCGACGCCCTCCAGGAAGAGATGCCGCTCATCAAGCACCGCATCCGCCTGACCATGGACGAGCGCGCCTCCACGCAGGGCACTTCTCCCGCGCCGCGGCGCTTCCCGCTCTCGGGCAAGGAAGCCCGGCGCCTTCGCCGCGTGGGCTGA